A window of Geothrix edaphica genomic DNA:
CAACGGGTACCTCGGCAGCCTGTGGTTCTGGCTGGGCCACCAGGGGAGCGAATACCTCGACCTGGGCCGGTTCTGGCAGCTGCTGCTGGCGGTGGGGCTCATCTTCTGGCTCTTCCTCATGTTCCGGGCCCTCCGCCCGGCCATGAAGGGCCGTGAACAGGGGGAGCTGCCCTCGCTCTTCTTCTACGCGGCCATCGCCATCCCGCTCTTCTACGTGCCGGCCCTGTTCTACGGGCCCCGCACCAACTTCGCGGTCATCGACAACTGGCGCTTCTGGATCATCCACCTGTGGGTGGAGGGCTTCTTCGAGCTCTTCGCGACGGTGCTGGTGGCCGTGATGTTCTACCAGCTGGGCCTCGTCACGGCGAAGTCCGCCACGCGGCTCGTGTACCTCGACGCCATCCTCTACCTGGCCGGCGGCATCATGGGCATCGGCCACCACTGGTACTTCACGGGGCAGGGCACCCTGAACATGGGCCTGGCCGCCAGTTTCTCGGCGCTGGAGGTGGTGCCGCTCACGCTGCTGACGCTGGACGCCTGGGACTTCATCCGCCTGCAGGACAAGAACTGCGAGGACTGCGGCCGGCCTCTGGCGGCGCGGCAGCGCTGGGCCATCAAGTTCCTCATCGCCGTGGGCGTGTGGAACTTCGTGGGGGCCGGCGTTTTCGGGTTCCTCATCAACCTGCCCATCGTGTCCTACTTCGAGATCGGCACGACACTCACCGCCAACCATGGTCACGCCGCCATGTTCGGCGTCTTCGGGATGCTCGCCCTGGCCGTGCTGGTCTTCTGCCTGCGGGAGCTCAAGGGCGACCGGGCCTGGGAGCGGGCGGAGAAGGCCATCCGCATCGGCTTCTGGGGCCTCAACATCGGCCTGGGCCTGATGCTGCTGCTGGACCTGTTCCCCGCCGGCGTCATCCAGCTCTGGGACGTACTCTCCAACGGCTACTGGCACGCCCGGCGCCTGACCTACCTCATGGGCGGCACCTTCCACACGCTGGAGTGGATCCGCATCGTGGCCGATACGGTCTTCCTGCTCGCGGGCGCACTGCCCATCGCCTACGCCACGCTGCGGCTGGTGTTCTCCCCTGAACCGAAGGACGCGGCCTGAACCGGCCGTGAAAGGAACCCCCATGACCATCACGAACCTGCAGGAAGCCCTGCCCATGCCGGAATCGCAGCGGGCCAACCTCCCTCTCATCGATGTGGAGCACGGTGTCAAGGTGGTGCTCGTGGCCCTGCCCGGAGGGGTCAAGATCGCCCCCCACAAGGCCCCCTACGTCGCCACCGCCCAGCTTCTGACCGGGCGCATCGAAGTGCTCAAGGGCGAGGCCTGGATCCCCATGGCCCCCGGGGACCGGGTGGTCTTCGACAAGGACCAGCCCCACGCCCTGACCGGGATCGAGTCCTCCTACGTCCTCGTGACCCATATGCGGGACTAGGCACGGTGGCAGATCCAGATCCTGTCCCTCCCACGGTCCTCATCGTCGGTGGTGGGTTCGGGGGGCTCCGGGCCGCCCGCGCCCTCGCTGGCGCGCCGGTCCAGGTGGTGCTGGTGGACCGCCAGAACCACCACCTGTTCCAGCCCCTCCTCTACCAGGTGGCCTCGGCCACCCTCTCGCCGGCCGACATCGCCGCTCCCATCCGCCACATCCTCCGGGACCAGGCCAACGCCGACGTGGTGCTCGGAGAAGTCGCCTCCGTGGACCTGGACGCAAGGCGGGCAGTCCTGGTGGACGGGAGGGGTCTGTCCTATGACTTCCTCATCCTCGCCGCGGGTTCCCGCAGCTCGTACTTCGGGCGGGACGCCTGGGCGGGCCTGGCGCCGGGCCTCAAGACCCTGGAGGACGCCCTGGAGATCCGGCGGCGCTTCCTGCTCACCTTCGAGCGGGCGGAGCAGGAGGAGGACCCGGATCTCCGCCGGGAATGGCTGACCTTCGTCATCGTCGGCGGCGGGCCCACGGGCGTGGAACTGGCCGGCACCCTGAAGGAGATGGCACGGCTCACCCTGCCGCAGGAGTTCCGGCGCATCCGAACGGATCGCGCCCGGGTCATCCTGGTGGAGGCCGGGCCGGGCATCCTGGCGAACTTCGGCTCCGGGTTGTCGGAGAAGGCCCTGCAGGGCCTGGAGCGCATCGGCGTCGAGGTCCGCCTGGGCCAGCCCATCACGGCCATCGAGGAGCATGCCGTCCAGCTCGGCGGGGAACGCATCCCGACGCGGACGGTGGTCTGGGCGGCCGGGGTGTCGGCGGTACCCCTGGGGGCGACCCTCGGCGTGCCCGTGGATCGCATCGGCAGGGTGCTGGTGGAACCCGATCTCAGCCTTCCAGGCCATCCCGAGGTGTTCGTCGTGGGGGACCTGGCCGCCTTTACGCATGGGCCCGGAGGCGCCTTGCCGGGCGTCGCCCCCGTGGCGATCCAGCAGGGCATCTGCGCTGCCGGGAACCTCCTGGCGACCCTGGCCAGCCGGCCGCGCCAAGCATTCCGCTACCGGGACAAGGGCAGCATGGCGACCCTCGGCCGGGGCAGGGCCGTGGCCCACATCGGCCGCCTGAGCTTCACCGGCTACCCCGCCTGGCTGGCCTGGCTGTTCATCCACCTCATGCTGCTCGTAGACTTCCGCAGCCGCGTGTTCGTGTTCTTCGAATGGCTGTGGGCCTACCTGACCACCCAGCCCAGAGCGCGGCTGATCCTCGGGAAGAAAACCCGCGATATCTAACGGCTCATCAGGAGATTCCCCGACTCTGGTGGGGGACAGTAGCTGTTAGACATAGACGGGAGCTCGCCTCGAATACCTGCGCGCCATCTCCGATGCGAGTTCCTCAGCTGGTCCCCAACGAAAACGACCGCCTGCTGGCGGCCGTTTTCGTTGGGGAGGAAGGATTCGAACCCTCGGTACGCAGGATCAAAACCTGCTGCCTTACCACTTGGCTACTCCCCAGGCGGAAAGGCAAGCATAGCGCGGGTCTGAGTCCGGCCCAAGCCCGCGGTTCGGTTGCGGGGCCTGGCTTCAGGGCCTGGCTTCAGGGCCTGGCTTCAGGGGTTGGTCTTGGGGGTGAAGCCGAACTCTTCGACGCCCAGGAGGTCGGGGCGCACCTGGGCGGCCTCGCCGCGCTCGATGCGGCTGAGGGCGCGGTGGCCGGTGGCGGTCTCGTAGGCCAGCAGCACCTTCTCCTCGATCTGCTCGCGGAGGTTGTTGTTCAGGGGATAGGCGATGTCCTTGAAGCTGCCGTCGCGCTTGCGGCGGCTGGGCATGGCCACGAAGTAGCCGTCTTCGCCCTCCACCACCCGCAGGTCCCCCACCAGGAAGCAGTCGTCGATGACCAGGCCGGCGAAGGCCCGCAGCTTGTCGTCGCCTTCCACCTTGGTGATGCGGATGTCGGTGATATTGAGCATGGGCTGTCCTCGGTCTTCAGCCGCCGGGAAGGAGGGCCGACTTCCAGGTTAGCCGATCTCGACCCAGCCCCACTGGCGGCCGGTGGTCTCGCCGCGGCGGTAGGAGTAGAGCAGATCGGGGCGGCACACGGTGCAGAGCGCCACGCTACCTTCCTTCCCGGGATCCAAGCCAAGGCTCAGGGCCTGGGCGCGCAGGAAGCCGTGCAGATCGAGGTGGGCCCTTCCGGAGGGGCCCTCGCTGCGCAGGCCCTCATCCCAGGCGGGATCCTGCCGGGCGGCGGCGATGACTTCGTCGCCCACCTCGAAGTGGCAGGCCAGGATGGCGGGACCGAAGGCCCACACCAGCTCCGCCGGACGACCGCCCAGGGCGCGGTAGCGGGCCACGCCGCGCCGCAGGATGCCGCGGCCCGGCCCGGGGAAGGGGCTGTCATCGCCATGCCCCGTGGCGCCGCGCCAGCCTGCATGCAGGGCGGCCACCCAGGGCGTGCCATCGGCCAGGGGACCGGCCAGCAGCACGGGTACGCAGTCGGCGACGCGCACACCGATGCGGACGCCGGGGTGGGTGGTCCAGAGGCCATCGGCCTCCACCACCGCGTCGGTGGCCTCCACCACGCCGCAGCGATGCACCTGGTTCAGGCGCCGCTCGGGCAGGGCCTCCGGGGGATCCTGCCGGGTGGAGAAGCCCCAGGCCAGCGGGAAGGGAGGCCGGACATCAGGCGTGAGCAAGGAGGCCTCAGCCCTTGGGGCCGAGACGGCCTTCCAGCCACGACTTGATGCGGTTGGCGTCGCCCAGGCGGCTGTACTTGCCCCAGGAATCCAGCAGGATGATGAGCACGGGCCGGTTGGCCAGCATGGCCTGCATCACCAGGCAGCGGCCGGCCTCTTCGATGTAGCCGGTCTTGGAGAGGCCGATGTTCCACCGGGGGCTGCGCACCAGGGCGTTGGTGTTGGGGAACTGGATGCTGCGGCGGCCGGCCTGGATGGTGGTCTCGGACCGGGTGGTGAAGTCGCGGATCTCGGGGTAGCGGTAGGCGGCTTCCAGGATCCGGGCCAGGTCGTGGGCGGAGGCGACGTTGCCGGCGGAAAGGCCGGAGGGATCCTCGAACCGGGTCTCCGCCAGGCCGAGCTCCCGGGCCTTGGCGTTCATCGCCTGGACGAAGGCGGTGAGGCCGCCGGGGAAGGTGCGGCCCAGGGCATGGGCGGCGCGGTTCTCCGAGGCCAGCAGGGCCAGCAGGAGAGCCTGCTCGCGGGGGAGGCGGGTGCCCACGGGGAGGCGGGACCTGCTGTGGCGCAGCATGTCCATGTCCTCGCGGGTGATGGTGAGCGTCTCCTGGGGGTCCAGGCGGGCATCCAGCAGCACCATGGCCGTCATCAGCTTGGTGAGAGAGGCGATGGGCTGGACGGCCCCGGCCTGCTTCTCGATCAGGGCCTGGCCCGTGACCTGGTCCAGCACCAGGGCCGAGGCGGACTTCAGCGAGAGCTTGGCCGGGGTGCGGGGGGCCGCCTGCAGGGCCGTGAGGGCCGCGCAGCACAAAAATCCCACCCTTCGGATGCCCCGGCTGAATCCCATGCCCGCTCCATGAAGATAACGATTGTCATCACCCATTCCCAGTCTACTGGATCGGATGGACGATGCCTTCATTAGAAATTGGTCAGGGCCAGAGCAGGACCAAAAGGCTTAGGTCCGTCACGGCCCAGGCACCCAGACCCCAATACATGCCAGTTTCGTGCCGCCGGTCGGTCCAGGTGCGCCAGCCCCTCATCCAGGGCAGGAGGACGCCCAGCCAGCCCGCCAGGGAGGGCACCAGGAACAGGGCGTTCCGCCCCCGGGCCAGGGCTGCGGCGCCGAACAGCAGGTGGGCTGCCGCAGCGGCCGCCAGGGCCAGGGCCAGGCTCCGGCCCACCCCCAGGCGGATCACGAGGGTGCGGTCACCGCGGGCGGTGTCCTCGGCCACCTGGTAGATCTGGGTCATGGGGTAGAGGGCGGCGAAGAGGAAGGCGAAACCCCAACAGGCCCACCAGATGGCTCCGTCAAAGGGCCTTCCCGTGAGGGCCCAGCCAGCCAGGGGCGTGAACAGGCCGAAGCCGAGGCAATTGATGAGCAGGTCCCAGCCGGCCCGGGCCTTGAGCCGCACCGGGGGCACGGAATACAGCACGCTCATGACCACGCAGGCGAGGTTGAGCAGGGCGAAGGGCCTGGGTAGCAGGAAGCCCAGGAGGGCGGAGGCGGCCAACAGCAGTGAGGAGAATGCCAGCAGGTGTTCGGGCGGCTTCGGTGGCGCCTTCAGGTAGCCGATGTCGCCCTCATCCTTGTCGAAGGCGCTGTTGATGGCGAGGGTGCCGCCGTTGAGCAGGGCGACGAAGACCAGCCACCCCAGCAGGGTGGGGCGGGCCCGCAGGGCCCAGCCCGCGGCCAGCAGGGTGCCCAGCAGGAAGTGCGCCGTCATGATGGGCCACTCCAGCGGGCGCAGGTGGAGCAGGTAGGCCAGGGCCCGGGGGCCCAGGAGGCGCTGGAAGAAGGCCCGGATGGGGAAGGCCGGGGCGTCCCCGGTCACGCGATGCCTTCGTGGCGCAGGGCCTGGACCTCGCCGGAGGGCCGCCGGGGCTCCACCAGGGTCTCCATGGCGGCGAGCAGGTGGGGCACGCTGAAGTCTGTGTCCACACACATGCCGTGGGGCAGGCCCAGCGGGATCACGTAGCAGGGGATCTCGGGCATCTTGGTGAGCCCCTTGAGCAGCCGGTCCGGGCAGCTCACGGCCACGACGAGATCGGGCCGGAATTCCCGGGCCTCGCGGTAGGCCTTGTGGCTGCGGTTGGTGATGCGGCCCTCCCAGCGGTTCGTCAGCACCAGGTTCATGTAGTCGCCCACGGGGCACAGGCCGCAGTCGTAGCAGGCCTGGAGGTCATCGAGGATGCCGGCCTTGCAGCGGGCCATCTGGATGCAGTGGGGCAGCAGGATGAGGGCCCGCTTGGCGCGGCGGTCGCTGAAGGCCTCGCGGACCCGCCGGTTGTTGTCGCCGCAATAGGAGAGGATCCACGCGTCCTCCTGACCCAGCCAGCGGGCGAGGGGGCGGAAGGCGTGGGCCCAGATGCTGTCCTGCCGCCGGACGGCCGTCCGGTTCCGCAGGAAGGCTTCGCCCCGCAGGAAACTCGGCCAGGCCGCTGCGAGGGCCGTCACGCCCGCCAGCAGCCACCAGCCGCGACCGGCGGAGTGAAAGGCCGCGCCCAGGAAGGCGAAGGCCGCGGCGGCCAGCGGCACACCCCGGCGGACCCAGAGGAACAGCACGCCCCGCTCCTCCGGCAGGGAGCCGGGGAGGGGCAGGGCGCGGGGTTCCTTCACTTGCCGGCTCCAGCCAGGCCGATGATCTTCTTGAGATCGTCGTCCTTCCAGCGCAGGCCGCCGCCGAAGAAGATCGTGCGGAGGTCCTTGTTGCCGATGTCCTGGACGCCAGCCTGGACGTAGGCGCCCTTCCAGAACTGATAGCTGCTGGTGAACCGGTAGCGCGGGTTGGGCTTGTCGTCACGCTTGGTGAAGTCGTAGGCCAGGACGCCGAAGCGCAGCCGGTCGTTGTCCAGGGTGCGGAGTTCCACGCCGCCGCCGCCCTTGCCCTCGACGATGCCGGCGGAGAAGACTGCAGGGCCGATGCGCTTGGCGAACTGGGCGGACAGGGTGAAGCTCCGATCCGTGGTGACGAACTGGTTCCGCTCCAGCACGGTGATGGGCTGGCCGGTGACGGGGTCGAGCTGGGTGACGGTGCGGGTGCTCTCGCTCAGCTTGCCATCCGGCGTGGAGGCGAAGCCCAGGGCGTACCAGTAGTCGGGCCTGGGGGCGATCTCGAGGCCGAGGGCCACGCGGCTGTCCTTGCGCTTGTCCCACTGGGCCGCGTCCATGTCCAGACGGAAGTCCATCTTGTTGAAGCCGCCCAGCAGGCCGTTCACGTTGTCCACGGCCTCATTGATCTTCTTGATGGTGGTCTCGTCGTTGAGCAGCTTGCCGATGGTGCCCTCGCCCTTGTTGATGCGGTCGGTGAGCACCTTCAGGTTGTCGGCCGTGCCCTGGAAGCTCTGGGCCAGCTTGCGGACGTCACCCATGACGCCCTTCAGCTCGGGCCGGTTCTCTTCGAGCATGGCGTTCAGGTTCTTGCCGACCATCTCGAACTGCTGGGCGAGCTTGGGCAGCTTGTCGCGCAGATCGGCGGTGATGGCCTCGACGTTGCCCATGGTGTTGTTGATGGCGCTGTGGTTCTCCTGGGCCATGGACCGGAACTCGGCCGTCAGCACGCGGATGTTGTCCACGATCTCGTCGAGCTTCTGACGGCCCTGCTCGCCGCCGATGGACTCGTTCAGGGCCTGGGTGACACCCTTCACGTTCTTGCTGATATCAGAGAGGGACTCCATGAGGTTGTCGAGGCTGACGCCGGCCTTGC
This region includes:
- a CDS encoding DUF116 domain-containing protein codes for the protein MKEPRALPLPGSLPEERGVLFLWVRRGVPLAAAAFAFLGAAFHSAGRGWWLLAGVTALAAAWPSFLRGEAFLRNRTAVRRQDSIWAHAFRPLARWLGQEDAWILSYCGDNNRRVREAFSDRRAKRALILLPHCIQMARCKAGILDDLQACYDCGLCPVGDYMNLVLTNRWEGRITNRSHKAYREAREFRPDLVVAVSCPDRLLKGLTKMPEIPCYVIPLGLPHGMCVDTDFSVPHLLAAMETLVEPRRPSGEVQALRHEGIA
- a CDS encoding NAD(P)/FAD-dependent oxidoreductase; this translates as MADPDPVPPTVLIVGGGFGGLRAARALAGAPVQVVLVDRQNHHLFQPLLYQVASATLSPADIAAPIRHILRDQANADVVLGEVASVDLDARRAVLVDGRGLSYDFLILAAGSRSSYFGRDAWAGLAPGLKTLEDALEIRRRFLLTFERAEQEEDPDLRREWLTFVIVGGGPTGVELAGTLKEMARLTLPQEFRRIRTDRARVILVEAGPGILANFGSGLSEKALQGLERIGVEVRLGQPITAIEEHAVQLGGERIPTRTVVWAAGVSAVPLGATLGVPVDRIGRVLVEPDLSLPGHPEVFVVGDLAAFTHGPGGALPGVAPVAIQQGICAAGNLLATLASRPRQAFRYRDKGSMATLGRGRAVAHIGRLSFTGYPAWLAWLFIHLMLLVDFRSRVFVFFEWLWAYLTTQPRARLILGKKTRDI
- a CDS encoding SpoVG family protein — translated: MLNITDIRITKVEGDDKLRAFAGLVIDDCFLVGDLRVVEGEDGYFVAMPSRRKRDGSFKDIAYPLNNNLREQIEEKVLLAYETATGHRALSRIERGEAAQVRPDLLGVEEFGFTPKTNP
- a CDS encoding UbiA family prenyltransferase codes for the protein MTGDAPAFPIRAFFQRLLGPRALAYLLHLRPLEWPIMTAHFLLGTLLAAGWALRARPTLLGWLVFVALLNGGTLAINSAFDKDEGDIGYLKAPPKPPEHLLAFSSLLLAASALLGFLLPRPFALLNLACVVMSVLYSVPPVRLKARAGWDLLINCLGFGLFTPLAGWALTGRPFDGAIWWACWGFAFLFAALYPMTQIYQVAEDTARGDRTLVIRLGVGRSLALALAAAAAAHLLFGAAALARGRNALFLVPSLAGWLGVLLPWMRGWRTWTDRRHETGMYWGLGAWAVTDLSLLVLLWP
- a CDS encoding polyphenol oxidase family protein; translation: MLTPDVRPPFPLAWGFSTRQDPPEALPERRLNQVHRCGVVEATDAVVEADGLWTTHPGVRIGVRVADCVPVLLAGPLADGTPWVAALHAGWRGATGHGDDSPFPGPGRGILRRGVARYRALGGRPAELVWAFGPAILACHFEVGDEVIAAARQDPAWDEGLRSEGPSGRAHLDLHGFLRAQALSLGLDPGKEGSVALCTVCRPDLLYSYRRGETTGRQWGWVEIG
- a CDS encoding MlaD family protein: MKPETKVGLFFTGAIFLLAVLVFRSEKLEIGGKKNQSERFTYFDSVAGLNVQSAVRIAGVKVGDVRTIALENGKARVVVGLSQDVPVYADAFVSLGSIGILGEKFIDLDAGHSAKGPFPEGKPLPSKAGVSLDNLMESLSDISKNVKGVTQALNESIGGEQGRQKLDEIVDNIRVLTAEFRSMAQENHSAINNTMGNVEAITADLRDKLPKLAQQFEMVGKNLNAMLEENRPELKGVMGDVRKLAQSFQGTADNLKVLTDRINKGEGTIGKLLNDETTIKKINEAVDNVNGLLGGFNKMDFRLDMDAAQWDKRKDSRVALGLEIAPRPDYWYALGFASTPDGKLSESTRTVTQLDPVTGQPITVLERNQFVTTDRSFTLSAQFAKRIGPAVFSAGIVEGKGGGGVELRTLDNDRLRFGVLAYDFTKRDDKPNPRYRFTSSYQFWKGAYVQAGVQDIGNKDLRTIFFGGGLRWKDDDLKKIIGLAGAGK
- a CDS encoding serine hydrolase, which gives rise to MGFSRGIRRVGFLCCAALTALQAAPRTPAKLSLKSASALVLDQVTGQALIEKQAGAVQPIASLTKLMTAMVLLDARLDPQETLTITREDMDMLRHSRSRLPVGTRLPREQALLLALLASENRAAHALGRTFPGGLTAFVQAMNAKARELGLAETRFEDPSGLSAGNVASAHDLARILEAAYRYPEIRDFTTRSETTIQAGRRSIQFPNTNALVRSPRWNIGLSKTGYIEEAGRCLVMQAMLANRPVLIILLDSWGKYSRLGDANRIKSWLEGRLGPKG